The following are from one region of the Halodesulfurarchaeum sp. HSR-GB genome:
- a CDS encoding GMP synthase subunit A — MIDIHVIDNHGQFTHLEHRMLRDLDGVSTELIDNETPPEEIEADGLVLSGGPSIEETGNSAAYLDLDIPVLGICLGHQLIAQELGGEVGEGDYGGYADVEVRILDETDPLVGSLAPSIRTWASHADEVLTVPPGFERTAESDVCGVEAMSDTDRDLYGVQWHPEVAHTERGEELFANFRDICQ; from the coding sequence ATGATCGATATTCACGTCATCGACAATCACGGCCAGTTCACCCATCTGGAGCATCGGATGCTCCGGGATCTCGATGGGGTCTCGACGGAACTGATCGACAACGAGACACCCCCCGAGGAGATCGAGGCCGACGGCCTGGTCCTCTCCGGTGGGCCCTCCATCGAAGAGACGGGGAACTCGGCGGCGTACCTCGATCTGGACATCCCCGTGCTCGGCATCTGTCTGGGCCATCAGCTCATCGCCCAGGAACTCGGCGGCGAGGTCGGCGAGGGCGATTACGGCGGGTACGCGGACGTCGAGGTCCGTATTTTGGACGAGACCGATCCGCTCGTGGGATCGCTCGCGCCCTCGATCCGAACCTGGGCGAGCCACGCCGACGAGGTACTGACGGTGCCGCCGGGCTTCGAGCGCACCGCCGAGAGCGACGTCTGCGGGGTCGAGGCGATGTCGGATACGGACCGGGACCTCTACGGCGTGCAGTGGCACCCCGAGGTCGCCCACACCGAACGGGGCGAAGAGCTGTTCGCGAACTTCCGCGACATCTGTCAGTAA
- a CDS encoding DUF2070 family protein, with the protein MTTNQGELAGLSRYIFRTPRWYSTMAVGLLVAALVGVAAFDSRYIFEDAWLGIFYLGVPTVVASVLTAPIDRGLGGQFTFNRSTLLATVSLLIAVLVLTAAGLLAAFTSLGQNFVYDALIGALALIFAFRFLVVHAVSRTHPLSAIVPASVQTGFAALFLFVYSGTMNYLTLGGGPYFQALLSRPSHAPPEITYAFVPGDFTLLIGMSALYTGVAYAFLRILDRPWRRSLDVSALDFLRGFIGHIAEGSRELEDFFEEIGEEAVVPVTVLSFRRPGGEEKARFVLPMIHPGPMGDIGGGNLPQRVAESTAGLAFPPHATAGHDFNLVTEREVETLIDAADRAAEQIEYGDRGTRPVRVDVGEASVLGQRFGDDALFVSTFAPGFADDIAYAVGLAAGAEARVEGMDDVLVADAHNSNNGLQGEDLGHVVPGSRRSFELIQAVSDAAASLQSESAGPMELGTAWDPTNWRPEEGIGPLGIRVAVLSVDGDQVAYVLVDGNNMEPGLRDRIIAAIDGVDAVEVMTTDTHIVNTVRSSNQVGGALDQGQLIDRVVELVERAREDREPVEAGMATEMASVTVFGNDRTESLASQANAVISMGGGLAAAVIVATAAVTLLIFFLT; encoded by the coding sequence ATGACCACGAACCAGGGCGAACTGGCCGGCCTCTCCCGGTACATCTTCCGGACGCCGCGCTGGTACTCCACGATGGCCGTCGGCCTGCTGGTCGCCGCCCTGGTCGGCGTCGCGGCCTTCGATTCCCGGTATATCTTCGAGGACGCCTGGCTGGGGATCTTCTATCTGGGCGTGCCGACGGTCGTCGCAAGCGTGCTCACGGCTCCGATCGATCGGGGCCTGGGCGGCCAGTTCACCTTCAACCGTTCGACCTTGCTCGCGACAGTGAGTCTGCTGATCGCCGTGCTGGTGCTCACGGCCGCGGGCCTGCTCGCGGCGTTTACGAGCCTCGGCCAGAACTTCGTCTACGACGCGCTCATCGGGGCGCTGGCGCTCATCTTCGCGTTCCGGTTCCTGGTGGTCCATGCGGTCTCCCGGACCCATCCACTCTCCGCGATCGTCCCCGCGAGCGTCCAGACTGGCTTTGCCGCGCTCTTCCTGTTCGTGTACAGCGGCACGATGAACTACCTGACGCTGGGTGGCGGCCCGTACTTCCAGGCCCTCCTGTCTCGGCCCAGTCACGCACCGCCGGAGATCACCTACGCGTTCGTTCCGGGCGATTTCACGCTCCTGATCGGGATGTCGGCGCTGTACACGGGAGTCGCATACGCGTTCCTGCGCATCCTCGATCGGCCGTGGCGACGCAGCCTCGACGTGAGTGCCCTTGACTTCCTCCGTGGGTTCATCGGCCACATCGCGGAGGGCTCTCGTGAACTCGAGGACTTCTTCGAGGAGATCGGCGAGGAGGCGGTCGTTCCCGTGACGGTCCTCTCCTTCCGGCGGCCGGGCGGCGAGGAGAAGGCCCGCTTTGTCCTCCCGATGATCCACCCCGGCCCGATGGGGGATATCGGGGGCGGGAACCTGCCCCAACGGGTGGCTGAATCGACCGCCGGGTTGGCTTTCCCGCCCCACGCCACCGCCGGGCACGACTTCAACCTCGTGACCGAACGCGAGGTCGAGACCCTGATCGACGCCGCGGATCGGGCGGCCGAGCAGATCGAGTACGGCGACCGCGGGACTCGTCCGGTCCGGGTGGACGTCGGCGAAGCCTCGGTCCTCGGCCAGCGGTTCGGGGACGACGCGCTCTTCGTGAGCACCTTCGCGCCCGGGTTCGCCGACGACATCGCCTACGCCGTGGGTCTCGCGGCGGGGGCCGAGGCCCGGGTCGAGGGGATGGACGACGTGCTCGTCGCGGACGCACACAACAGCAACAACGGCCTGCAAGGCGAGGATCTCGGCCACGTCGTGCCGGGGAGTCGCCGCTCCTTCGAGTTGATCCAGGCAGTCAGCGACGCGGCCGCCTCGCTCCAATCGGAATCGGCGGGCCCGATGGAGCTAGGGACGGCCTGGGACCCCACGAACTGGCGGCCGGAGGAGGGGATCGGCCCGCTGGGGATCCGGGTGGCCGTCCTGTCGGTCGACGGCGATCAGGTCGCCTACGTGCTGGTCGATGGGAACAACATGGAACCAGGACTTCGGGACCGCATCATCGCGGCGATCGACGGCGTCGACGCCGTGGAGGTCATGACGACGGACACGCACATCGTGAACACGGTCCGGTCCTCGAATCAGGTCGGCGGCGCGCTGGATCAGGGCCAGCTGATCGATCGCGTGGTCGAACTGGTCGAACGCGCCCGCGAGGACCGCGAACCCGTCGAGGCCGGGATGGCCACGGAGATGGCGAGTGTCACGGTCTTCGGCAACGACCGGACCGAGAGCCTGGCCAGTCAGGCAAACGCCGTCATCTCGATGGGTGGGGGCCTGGCGGCTGCGGTCATCGTCGCGACGGCAGCCGTGACACTGCTCATCTTCTTCCTCACCTGA
- a CDS encoding DUF3194 domain-containing protein gives MVDSDTVVETASEAAHGYVFSRLKKSDVDDIDVTVSFEDQVLEVDVSILAPEVEADLEQIADDAARAAGNAVDDLFEQ, from the coding sequence ATGGTCGATTCGGACACGGTCGTGGAGACGGCCAGCGAGGCCGCCCACGGGTACGTGTTCTCCCGACTCAAGAAGTCCGACGTCGATGACATCGACGTAACCGTCTCGTTCGAAGATCAGGTCCTGGAAGTCGACGTCTCGATACTCGCACCCGAGGTCGAGGCCGACCTGGAACAGATTGCGGACGACGCGGCGCGGGCGGCCGGGAACGCGGTCGACGATCTCTTCGAGCAGTAG
- a CDS encoding prefoldin subunit beta, protein MQGNLPPEAQEKVEELEDLQETAQKVSMQKQQAETQLTETETALEELENIEPGTTMYREVGELLVETEYDEAQTELEDKADTLEVRVQTLEKQENRVREQFEELQQELQELLSGGAGGMGGGPPSPDGV, encoded by the coding sequence ATGCAGGGCAACCTTCCGCCGGAAGCACAGGAGAAAGTCGAAGAACTCGAAGACCTTCAGGAGACCGCCCAGAAGGTCTCGATGCAGAAACAGCAGGCCGAAACACAGCTCACCGAGACCGAGACGGCCCTCGAAGAACTCGAGAACATCGAGCCCGGGACGACGATGTACCGGGAAGTCGGCGAACTGCTCGTCGAGACCGAGTACGACGAGGCCCAGACCGAACTCGAAGACAAGGCCGACACGCTCGAAGTTCGCGTGCAGACCCTGGAGAAACAGGAGAACCGCGTGCGTGAGCAGTTCGAAGAACTCCAGCAGGAGCTGCAGGAGCTTCTCTCCGGCGGTGCCGGCGGCATGGGTGGCGGTCCGCCGTCCCCCGACGGCGTCTGA